A window of Ictidomys tridecemlineatus isolate mIctTri1 chromosome 15, mIctTri1.hap1, whole genome shotgun sequence contains these coding sequences:
- the LOC101978085 gene encoding vomeronasal type-1 receptor 4, producing MDSRDVAMGLMFLSQTAVGILGNFSLLYHYLVLFYNEGTLRSTDLILRHLIIVNSLVILGRGIPQTIAAFGLKYFFSDFVCQLILYMQRVGRSVSIFITCLLSIFQNITISPMNSCWKALKGRAPKYIGFSISLCWILYLVVNSIFPLYVLGKWNRKNLTKKRYLRYCLFIGLDSITNSLYAAFFVFPEVVLSLLMIWSSGSMVLLLYRHKQRVQHIHSLRVSPRSCPESRATQRILVLVGSFVSFHTLSSILNVNVALQFNPSWWLVNINALISMCFLTVSPFLLMNHNSIFPRLCF from the coding sequence ATGGACTCCAGAGACGTGGCCATGGGACTGATGTTCTTATCACAGACTGCAGTTGGAATCCTGGGAAATTTCTCTCTGCTTTATCATTATTTAGTCCTTTTCTACAATGAGGGCACATTAAGGTCCACTGATTTGATTCTCAGGCACCTGATTATAGTCAACTCTTTGGTCATTCTTGGCAGAGGAATTCCCCAGACAATTGCAGCTTTTGGGTTAAAGTACTTCTTCAGTGATTTTGTATGCCAACTTATATTGTACATGCAGCGAGTGGGCAGGAGTGTGTCCATTTTCATCACCTGCCTCTTGAGCATCTTCCAGAACATCACCATCAGTCCCATGAACTCCTGTTGGAAGGCTCTCAAAGGAAGAGCTCCCAAGTACATTGGCTTCTCCATTTCCCTCTGCTGGATCCTGTACTTAGTGGTGaattccatttttcctctctatGTGCTTGgcaaatggaatagaaaaaacctgacaaagaaaagatatttgaGGTACTGTCTTTTCATTGGTCTTGACAGCATAACAAACTCATTATATGCAGCATTCTTTGTATTTCCTGAAGTGGTATTGTCCTTGCTCATGATCTGGTCCAGTGGCTCCATGGTTCTTCTTCTGTACAGGCACAAGCAGAGGGTTCAACACATTCACAGCCTCAGAGTTTCCCCCAGATCCTGCCCTGAGTCCAGAGCCACCCAGAGAATCCTTGTCCTGGTGGGCTCCTTTGTGAGTTTCCACACACTCTCCTCCATATTAAATGTTAATGTTGCCCTTCAGTTTAATCCCAGTTGGTGGTTGGTGAACATCAATGCCCTGATCTCCATGTGTTTTCTCACTGTCAG